TGCATTAGAATGAAACTTGTATAAAATATCTTTAGATGAGTACCTTTTTGACTTCAAGGTAATTCGAAACTGGAATTCAGAAATAAATTTCGGCTAAAAAGCAAAGGGACTTAGCTCTTTTGTGAGCAACAGGATGGTTATAGACTTATCATTAAAATGAAGATGTAATGTTGAGAAAATAAGTTCAACAAGATACAGCGtctaaaatagttatcaaaggtaccaggattataatttagtacgccaaacgcgcgtttcgtctacataagactcatcagtgatgctcaaatcaaaataaaacccGATTTTTAAAGGAGGTTACCAAAGATTTTTTTCAGTCATTGTCTAAAGATACTATTTTGTCCGAGTAGTATCATGTGACCGTTTAGTTACAACTTTTGTTTTCAGTCTGTAAACCAGTCAGACTCTATTGtaattgttttaaaacttatCCCTAATACAGGAAAAGGAGACAAAATTGTTTATGTTTTAAAGTTctgatgtaaaaataaacaacaacactTATCAGGGTAAAGGACAACTGGAAAATTTGTTTGTATTCTACAAACTGAAAATTGGGAAATTTTACTAACTAATGTCGGTCTAACTGACAGAGCAAATGTTATGAAAGTTTGATAGCACGTATAAACACCAGTTAATTCCTACAAAACGCTACAATCGATTCAATTCTCTTACTTGTGAATTATGAAAAATGATATCAaaactatatttaattatatCTCACAAACATTCAAAACCACATTACATAACCTTTAGTAGTTTGATCAGAtgaaaacaaagttaaaaagtgTGAAAGCCATTGAAAAAGAGATTGAACAGACGTATGTTTACAAGTCAGCTGGTTTCCGCTTCAGATTATCTTTCGAAGTATAGCGCAGTGTTATTTCATACGGGAATCAGGGAAAATAGATTAAAACTGATAAGAACTTGATCAAATTTCTGAAATTGTTTTTGATATTAAGTACGCGAACTCTGCAGCATTTAAAGATTGAAAACATGGAGAGTACAAGTTCCATTTTGTTATTTGTGCTTTTGTGGATAAATTCAAGCTCGGTATGTATGCAACcttatacaaatttatttttctttcttttaaattaaaaacaccTTAGAGTGTCATTATTGTAATTGGGCATTAATAGTTGATTTTATAAACAGCACCAATTCGGAACAATATCAACGATTGTCATATGATCTTTTCTTTTTCACGGAGGTGAGGAagttatattttaacattttggattttttttcctCATTAAAATATGGTTATTTTCTGGGAAAAAAATCTGTAATAATATGATTATTATTGAAATAGATGTGTTATACTTGTATTACATACATTTTCCAACaatttacaattatatctatTCATAACAATCCACGCTTGTTATTTATGAAGCTGataatttgataatttaaatTTAGTTTGACATTTAAGAGGAtctgtttttcttctgattttgatGATGTAATGTACAGAATGAAAAATGTAGCAAAAAAATGAACTCATTTTTTTAAAGGTAACTCTTTCTACATTTCTAGGTTTATCCTCAACAAAGATAGTTTTATCAACAATGTTGATACTATGATAATTCGTTGGAATGTAGATAtcgttcaaaatataaaatacgcCTCTCCTTATTTATAATGAGATATGAGAATGGCAGAACCGTCTGGTTAATTTAATAGTACTTCTGTCTTATATAAACAAGCGTTACCCACAGTTGACCTTTCTTTGTGTTCAATAAGTAACCACTCATATAAACAAGATAGATATTAATGCACTTCacattttggatttaattgaaaatttaaagaaggaaaaATTACAGTTGAACCTTTGAAGTATCAATGTGTCAACTCTTTGAGTGTTAACTCATTCTTActttgtagattttaaaaagtttgaattaAGTGATGTTTCTATAAATAATTTTCCTCACACTAAAAAAAGATGGAATATGACTCTGATATATAACTACTGTATTGGATTCGTGCGTTTTTGACAATCGCATTACAAATTATATACGAGGTACATAAAAATGTCCGAACCTCTCTTCAAAATCTATTGAATTTCCCATCTTGCAAAATAACACAGattttgtttatacaaacttgAAACTTAATTTGTCTTAAAACTAATTTTATCTGCGTTCTAAACTAGCTGTACTGTTTATATAAGATTTGGACGAAAGCATTAAAGCCAGGCTAATAATGAGAGCATACTAGGGCGATAGAATTAGTATGTCTTTTCTGTGTCAGCCATCATATTTGATCGCTTGTTTAACTGCTCTACGTCACTGATTCCTTTGAGACAGGTTGCTTATCGATAGAAAAACAGCACCATATCTATAAGATATATGATTTATAGCACGTGGCTCACATCGAAACTGGCGAATCTCTGCTTTACTCTtatcatttttttcaagtttaaattatatttttaacaaagttatacAAATTACGTAATCGTTTGATGTTAATCATATTAAACTGTCGGTTCAATTTGAGAACTAAATCCTTTAGTCTTTTTTAATAACTattctatacatgctatatggtTTCAAGGGAATTAGCAATTAGACTGCAGCAGCCAATCTTGCATTTTAACATTGAAATAGTTTAATCTTGTTTGTGATTTGTGTTCCATTCATTTGTAAAAGACCGTTCTTGAGCTATGTTTTACTAGCACTAGTGAAGAgctgtgtcattggcaatcacgctacatcttcttatttttatatatttgctctAAGCTTCAAATTGTTTCTGctctaaaaatatatataattagcaCGAATTAATAGGCTATGATAGGCAAGGTTGTTTAAAATTTACAGATAGTAGAACATGTATGTCAATAAATATAAGTAAGGTTGTTACACCTTTAGCTTTAAAAAACAGATATAGGAGAAAAGAAAGGGAAAAAACCAACTTCATACTTAGGATATGTAAAATATTATCAATCTGTCATAAAGTGAGTTCTTGATCACGCCTTGCAATTACTAAGAACATAGATTCCAATACCATCTGGTAAAGTTCGCCTTAGATGGTTTTTGCAATTCTGTTTATGTCACTTTTGGTAATGTTTTTCAAGTATTTATACATCTTTGGCGGACGCATCAAACTTATATATAGAgatttattcttattttgtactATGTAAGATACCGGTATTAACAGCTACAGGTCATAGAAATATAACctctgttttgttttcaatctgtTCAAGACGATGTATGTTGTCATTTTTGCTGTACATGACTATTGCAAGATGtattttttatcaattgttaaaaagcattgattttttttgtgtcttaTTGTAGAAAAGCTAACGTAAATATTATCTTTATTATCGCTTGATAAGTAATACAAATGCGAAGCAAGCTGTCAGACAGGTGCTAAGTTTATCACACTAAGTATGTTGATTTACATTTACTCTTCTACTGAACACCTGCTGCAAGTCATGGTATCAAACAGATATTAGCAGTATGAACGTGCATTCCATACTATCTTATCGCTGTCATTTTAATGTATGAAGCGTGCAGCGTTtttgatttatgttttattgCACCTCTTGTGTTTGCTATTTGGCAGTGTTGTaataggaaaaaaatataaaatcatcgTTGTGTCCTAGATACCCATTGGTAGTACATGGGTATTACATATAAGGTTCATTGGTATATTACATCTATGgttgtattattgccaatgagacaattatataacagagaccaaatgacatgggTAAACGCAACTACAGGTCACCGCACATGCAGTATCCAACACTATAGCAAACGCGTTACTGTATAGACAGCTATAAAGGTCCCAACATGACAAAAGATGAAACtatttatgtataaaacacaATTATGAGAGCTTTTCCCGATATTTTCCATAATTTAGGAGGGGTTCTTTTAGTAATTTGACCATATGTTATTGTAGAGCATGATAAATGGAGGGTATCCAATTTCATTTAACGACATCTATAGGTATCGACTTATATGTTCTCACATAACACCATTTATAGCATTAAAATGTACCTTTGCGTCTCTATAGTTGTCTCATGGGATATCTGTCTTTGTCTGTTTGTGGTTGTTTCAGTCCTATCCTGTCCTCATTAGTTGTACCATAAATCTATGGTTGTGCATTTGTTGTTCGGGTTTAATTATAAATCATAACAATTAAAGAGGATGTATACTCAGGATGTATATTTACTCACTTGGACATTTTAGACGAATTATATTAATTTACTCACTCTGGAATTTTAGTGATGTTACGTGTCTATCCTCTACGTTCTTGGTGTGGCTCATTAAgttttataacatgtttaatatcATGCATGTATGCAGAATGAATCTGGTATGTAAAATATGTCATTGTCTAAAAACTTCATTCTCGAATTCAGGCGTTTGTACATTCTTAGAGATTCTTAAAGATTAAATACGCAGATGCGGTGCTAAATGTGTGCGGTGACGGTCACACCCTATTGAATCTTGCTAACTAGTCTATATACATGTAGGTTGGATTCAATGCATTGACACAGTATGGTGTTATCGTGTCAAGCATTTACTATTTAATTTTCTCCATAAAAGAGAGTCTAGATACCGGTTTACAGAATAGTGATCCATGGATTGATACTACAGAATAATGAGTCATAAAGAATATAGACAAAAAAAAGgcacaaaaaataaaagatagaGTAAAATGAGGTgataaaatatatagaataaagaacaaatgacaaaagtatatagaatacagaagaatggttaaaaaaaaacccaaagaataCAGAATTGAGGGACCCGATCACTTTCAACATGTTCGCTAAAATGTCCTTTCGGTTCTCCATAATTATaatcattatcttttttttcgATAAAAACACTGCACCTTCTATATTCAAAAGCCACCATTTTAAATTAACATATAATACTTACTAATGATTAAATAACTAAAACTTAGAAATGATAGCACTGTTATGTGATTTACATCTTGCTGTAGAGAAAGTAAATTGATagctttcaatatatatatagaaagaggGTTTCACGTCTTTATGTAATGTAACCTTATGTTAGTATAAATCACGATCTGATCATGTTGCAAAAACTTGAAACTTATAGATTTCATCTCATTTTATTTCAGGGACAAAATTACACCATAACTTCAGTAGTTGTAAGTATTTTCGATTGACACTTTTCATATAGTTCCAGACTTGCTAAACTCATTACCACATCAAATTCTCATTACGACAAAGCATGCACACCACATCTGTTTATATTATCTGTTTTAATTGACAAAAGACAATTCCAAGACTACGTTACAGTTGGAAAATGAACCTGATAGATCTATTGATTACGTGAGAATTACATCCAAAAACACTCCAACATTCATCTTATTGTTATTGTAGCTAAATATAAATGCTTTCCAAAAAATGGGTTAATGAATTaccagataaaattgagaatggaagcggggaatgtttcaaagagacaacaacccgaccaaagagcaaaaaaaaaacaaactcaagGCCACCAATTGtacacagcgagaaaattccaCACCCGAAGCCGAGCTTCAGAGACTCAATTTTAGAAACTGAAGCTACTTGTAATGCATAAACTTTGTCAAATCAAATCGTTTTCCTAGGAGTAcggtattttactttttattccgGGTGTAAAATCCAAATACTTGGTTGTTATGAAGACCCACatgacaatatttacaaatatacaaCGTTCAAAGTTAACAAACATTAGTttatattatataagtatatcatatattcatatatttttattatcatcGTATATCTGAACTTACATAAACACTTCAATGATAacataaatgaaattaaacaaaaatattttataaggtaCATTTTAGCTAACAACTGATTCTTTATTTGATTGGAAATAGTTAGCTCGTAACTATCCTCCCCCTCTACTAACACCCATACTATTTTTCTTTTTAGGAGTATCCTTATTTGATAGATAATGGTGATGGAACATTTTCTGGTTTTATGGTAGATCTTTTAGATGCCCTATCGAAACAAGATGGATTTTCGTATGAAATAGGGTTAAACCCTGATGACAAGTATGGGTCACAGGACGGCTCAGGCCACTGGGATGGCATGATAGGTGAAGTACTTCAAGATGTAAGTAATTATCTTGTGGCTCGTATATCTATTCTTCAAAGAGATTTTTGCCTCTTTATGAAGTTTCCATTCGATCATtagtttaaaaaagtaaaaaacacattGCTCTCATCAGTTCTTcattaaattatatattactATTCTGCCCCTATTTTATTTACGGTAGTTATAACTCCATTATTTTATTATAGTTATATGTTAAACCTATTAAATCAATATAAATTGATATGATTCAAAGTTGCAGTTTCCCCTAATTAATATATCGCATGGTTAAACTCCCTCAAGTTAAGTTGTTAAAGGTTAAACTCTCAAACGAAAAGATCAGTTTATAAGCCATTTCTGACTATGAATCAATGTTTTCCCCCTCAAATTGCTGTTATATTTGAACCTATTGAGTTCTTACTAATGATGTTGAACACTTAACAGAAGAaccatttaaaaaataagaagacgCAGTATGATTTCCACTTGCTCTCCACCAAGATCAAATAGCACAGAAGGTTACcgtaggccttcaacaattagccaCACCTAAACCTAATAGGAAGCTATAAAATGTGCCGAAATGACAGATGTAAATAATTCCAATGAGAAAACAAGCAGACTAACTGCACGATTTATgtccaaaacaaaaataaacgaaagacaaatatgatatacagcaacacacGACAACCCTACGGCCCGCAAACTCAACACGAAGTTTATCAGCAGTGCAAGCTaactgattttgattttttttttaacaataggtAGAAAATTTAAATTACTTCTTTATGATATATTCCTGGACAAATCTTCAGGTAGGaatcataaatattttcattttcaattttcaattataGCCGGATATTCAAATTGCTGCAGCACCAATAGTAATAACAGACGAGAGAAAATCGACAGTTCCGTTCACAAGACCGTTCCTTAATGTTGGGCATCGTATTGTAATCAAGAAACCAGTGGTCAAATTCCGAACCTTGAGTGTTTTATTTGAGCCCTTTAGTTTACAGCTATGGATTATGGTTATCGTCATATGTTTCATTGTTTCTGCACTGCTGTTCATCGTTAATAAGTTTAGTCCTTCAGAGTGGAGTAGGATCCGTCCAGAGGACGACCCGACAAACGCAAAAGATAGTTTTTCTGCTCACAACGCATTTTTCTTTGTTCACAGTACATTAACTTGGCAAGGTAcgtaaataataattaagaagaaaaataatgaaataaagagGAATAAAATGAACAAGAAGGCCACTGAACAAGTCAAAGAATCATGACACCATTGAAATAAAACAGCTACATATATCTCTTGTAGGGGGTCATTTTAATTGTATATCATgattatttattcaatttttttgtgGAGAAAATTATTGATTTCAGATGGGAAATGAAAAACATCGTATAAACGCAAACGTagttttagtaattttataagattttgaaacaaaaattacCAAAGAAACACACAGATAAAATGGCAACAGCTGGCCTACGAAAGTTAAgacttaaaacaaataaatgacatGGTCCAAATTCTAAATCAACAGTCTTCTCCTCTTGTAAATGTAGAATTTAAGTTACAAAATTTGTTCTTATGCGTTGGCTTCTTTATCCAATATGTTTACTCGCATCTGTATTcttattaatatgtttattttaccATTTCAGGATACAAAGAAGTACCACGGTCTCCAGCAGGTAGAATTTTAGTCACAATGTGGTTTagctttatattttttatggtcaTCGCCTACATCGCCAATCTCACAGCATTCTTCTTAGCCAGAGAAACAGTAAAACCTGTCGTTCCTTTCAAAACATGGCAGGAAATGACGGCACAGTCAAGTGTTTTATATGGCGTTAAACTAGGCGGTGTGATGCATAGACATATGAAAGTTACAAGGGATCCCATACTACAACATgctattcaaaatattgaaacataTTCTACGACATTTAGTTCTTCGGAGGATGGAATAAAGAGAGTGAGGGAGTCAGATGGATCGTTTGCAGCCATTGTTCCAGTAGATGAAGGTTCAAAATACATTAACAATGAGCCCTGTGACCTTATGTTTGTTGGAGCGAAAATTGTGAACATACCATATGGTATTGCTTGTAAATCAGTTGACATATGTAACAGACTTACTGGCGCGTTGTTAGAAGAATCGAAATCTGGTGGTTTAATTTTACTGGAGCAGAAATGGCTCACCCCCAAATCTAATTACAAGTGTCCAGCTTCCAGTTTAGAGAACTATATCAGCAAACAAGAAACAGCACGTCTTT
This sequence is a window from Mytilus edulis chromosome 1, xbMytEdul2.2, whole genome shotgun sequence. Protein-coding genes within it:
- the LOC139517051 gene encoding glutamate receptor-like; the protein is MESTSSILLFVLLWINSSSGQNYTITSVVEYPYLIDNGDGTFSGFMVDLLDALSKQDGFSYEIGLNPDDKYGSQDGSGHWDGMIGEVLQDPDIQIAAAPIVITDERKSTVPFTRPFLNVGHRIVIKKPVVKFRTLSVLFEPFSLQLWIMVIVICFIVSALLFIVNKFSPSEWSRIRPEDDPTNAKDSFSAHNAFFFVHSTLTWQGYKEVPRSPAGRILVTMWFSFIFFMVIAYIANLTAFFLARETVKPVVPFKTWQEMTAQSSVLYGVKLGGVMHRHMKVTRDPILQHAIQNIETYSTTFSSSEDGIKRVRESDGSFAAIVPVDEGSKYINNEPCDLMFVGAKIVNIPYGIACKSVDICNRLTGALLEESKSGGLILLEQKWLTPKSNYKCPASSLENYISKQETARLSARPLTIADASLAFVVLLLGIVFCIIFLIVEVLIHRRRKMKSSRISKEGQTNKSADVEQATDEQEKAPIATNEATNNID